One Pseudorhodoplanes sinuspersici DNA segment encodes these proteins:
- a CDS encoding YqaA family protein, with the protein MIDLAAYAGLFAVAFVAATLLPAHSEVALVGLLLTGNYSPWLLVAIASAGNILGSLVNWLLGRAIEHYRDRKWFPVSPQMLERAQGWYYRYGRWSLLVSWAPVIGDPLTVVAGVLREPLWSFLLLVTVAKAARYTVLALVTLGFI; encoded by the coding sequence GTGATCGATCTTGCCGCCTATGCCGGCCTGTTTGCTGTTGCCTTTGTTGCGGCGACGCTTCTGCCGGCGCATTCGGAGGTCGCGCTGGTCGGATTGTTGCTGACCGGCAACTATTCGCCATGGCTCCTTGTCGCTATTGCCAGCGCCGGAAATATTCTGGGTTCGCTGGTGAACTGGCTGCTCGGCCGTGCCATTGAACATTATCGCGACCGCAAATGGTTTCCGGTCTCGCCGCAGATGCTGGAGCGGGCACAGGGCTGGTATTACCGCTATGGCCGCTGGTCGCTGCTGGTGAGCTGGGCGCCGGTGATCGGCGACCCGCTCACGGTCGTCGCCGGTGTGCTGCGTGAGCCGCTGTGGAGTTTTCTGCTGCTGGTGACGGTTGCCAAGGCCGCGCGTTACACCGTGCTGGCGCTGGTGACTTTGGGATTCATCTGA
- a CDS encoding Bug family tripartite tricarboxylate transporter substrate binding protein codes for MDLINRRNFIAGAGAVTIAPRAAWAQTFPSKPLRLIVPFAAGGAADIIGRTVADGMGPLIGQQVVVENKPGAGSNLGIDTMVKSEPDGYTFALASIAVAVNQFLYKSMPYDAVKDLAPLTLALETPNVVIVPKDSPIKSIADLIAAAKTKSGGLSYASAGVGSSLHLAAELFMQKSGISLAHIPYKGSNPALTDLIAGRVDVMFDNLSTALPQVEGNTVRAIAVTTAKRVASLPNVPTIAEAGVPGYEMANWWAFFAPARTPAPVTALLSENIRNVVNGDAAKKRFADIGGTVIASTQESLSHRLAAEIAKWGTTIKTTGLTPT; via the coding sequence ATGGACTTGATCAATCGACGCAATTTCATTGCCGGTGCAGGCGCGGTGACCATCGCGCCGCGTGCGGCATGGGCTCAAACCTTTCCCAGCAAGCCGCTACGCCTTATCGTTCCGTTCGCGGCGGGCGGCGCCGCCGATATCATCGGCCGCACGGTCGCCGACGGCATGGGCCCTCTCATCGGGCAGCAGGTCGTGGTGGAAAACAAGCCGGGTGCCGGTTCCAATCTCGGCATCGACACGATGGTGAAATCCGAGCCGGACGGTTACACATTTGCCCTGGCGTCGATCGCGGTCGCGGTGAATCAGTTCCTCTACAAATCCATGCCATACGATGCCGTGAAGGACCTGGCGCCGCTGACCCTGGCACTGGAAACACCGAATGTGGTGATCGTTCCGAAGGACTCGCCCATCAAGTCCATTGCCGACCTGATTGCGGCCGCAAAGACAAAGAGCGGCGGCCTTTCCTATGCGTCGGCCGGCGTCGGCTCCTCTCTGCATCTCGCCGCGGAGCTTTTCATGCAGAAGAGCGGAATTTCGCTTGCGCATATCCCTTATAAGGGCAGCAATCCTGCCTTGACCGATCTGATCGCTGGCCGGGTCGACGTCATGTTCGACAATCTGTCGACGGCTCTTCCGCAGGTGGAAGGAAACACGGTGCGCGCCATCGCCGTCACGACGGCGAAGCGCGTTGCCAGCTTGCCCAACGTGCCGACGATTGCCGAAGCCGGCGTTCCGGGTTACGAAATGGCCAATTGGTGGGCCTTTTTCGCGCCCGCGCGCACACCAGCTCCTGTCACGGCATTGCTCAGCGAAAACATTCGCAATGTCGTCAACGGCGACGCCGCGAAGAAACGATTTGCCGATATCGGCGGGACCGTGATCGCTTCAACGCAGGAATCCCTCAGCCATCGCCTCGCTGCCGAGATCGCAAAGTGGGGGACCACCATCAAGACCACAGGCCTTACGCCGACGTAA
- a CDS encoding LysR substrate-binding domain-containing protein codes for MDLRRLRYFLAVAEHGSMAKAADVLDVAQPTLSQQIRALERDLGSVLFDRTGRGMQLTEAGRVLRDHALPLIAQSEAARVAIAELEGGAAGELRIGVIPTFNTAFLPRVVAQFTRRYPGVHLIVEEATAHAVEAGIVAGQYDLGVAFAPPHHAELGVKILFEERLALIATRDHPLASSRSVLLSSLADIPLVLLTRAFATRRLLDRAIEGRIKLHVRVEMNSIEALLALVRAGVAPTVLADKSLGAPRDLAIVPIGPQVIRRKAALLWPIHRYNTATARAFLDLARQLIRS; via the coding sequence ATGGACCTGCGCCGCCTGCGATATTTTCTGGCTGTGGCCGAACACGGCAGCATGGCCAAGGCCGCCGATGTGCTCGATGTCGCGCAGCCGACCTTGTCGCAGCAGATCCGGGCATTGGAGCGCGATCTCGGCAGCGTTCTCTTCGATCGCACCGGGCGCGGGATGCAATTGACCGAGGCCGGACGTGTCCTCCGCGATCACGCGCTGCCGTTGATTGCCCAGAGCGAGGCGGCGCGGGTCGCCATTGCCGAACTTGAGGGCGGCGCCGCCGGCGAATTGCGGATCGGCGTGATCCCGACATTCAACACGGCCTTCTTGCCGCGCGTTGTCGCGCAATTTACACGGCGCTATCCCGGTGTGCATCTCATCGTGGAAGAGGCGACCGCCCACGCGGTGGAAGCAGGCATTGTGGCTGGCCAGTATGACCTCGGTGTCGCCTTCGCTCCGCCCCATCACGCGGAGCTGGGCGTCAAGATCCTGTTCGAAGAGCGCCTCGCCCTGATCGCAACCAGGGACCATCCACTGGCGTCAAGCCGTTCGGTTCTTCTGTCGTCGCTGGCGGATATTCCCCTGGTGCTGCTGACGCGGGCCTTCGCGACACGGCGGCTGCTGGATCGTGCCATCGAGGGTCGTATCAAACTTCACGTGCGCGTGGAGATGAACTCCATCGAGGCCTTGCTTGCGCTGGTCAGAGCCGGCGTCGCACCGACAGTCCTTGCGGACAAAAGTCTTGGCGCGCCGCGTGATCTTGCGATCGTGCCGATCGGACCGCAGGTGATCCGCCGCAAGGCCGCCCTGCTATGGCCGATCCATCGCTACAACACGGCCACGGCGCGTGCATTTCTGGATTTGGCCCGACAATTGATCCGCTCGTAA
- a CDS encoding OpgC family protein, which produces MDPAIPTDRDLRLDLFRGLALWLIYLDHIPSNIVAWITIRNYGFSDATEIFIFISGFTAAFVYGRAMRDYGFVVSSARILKRAWQIYVAHIFLFVIYMGQIAYVARGFQNPLYAEEMNILEFLQQPDIILIQALMLKFKPVNMDVLPLYIVLMATFPPVLWLLLRNGTLALALSVLLYVLAWQFGWNLPAYPGGGWFFNPFAWQLLFVFGAWCALGGAARLHGLVHSRITLAVAVAYLLFAFCITLTWHIPGLAPYVPRWLAEHIYPIDKTNLDVLRFAHFLALATVTLYFVPRDWAPLTSPWLRPAILCGQHSLEIFCLGVFLAFAAHFVKVEVSPGIPMQIAVSVLGILIMIAVAWMLSWYKNATGRKAVARSG; this is translated from the coding sequence ATGGATCCAGCGATCCCGACCGACCGCGACTTGCGGCTCGACCTGTTTCGCGGCCTTGCGCTGTGGCTGATCTATCTCGACCATATTCCATCGAACATCGTCGCCTGGATCACGATCCGCAATTACGGGTTCAGCGACGCGACGGAAATCTTCATCTTCATTTCCGGCTTCACCGCAGCCTTCGTCTACGGCCGCGCGATGCGCGACTATGGATTTGTGGTGTCGAGCGCACGCATCCTCAAGCGCGCCTGGCAGATCTATGTCGCGCATATCTTCCTGTTCGTGATCTATATGGGCCAGATCGCCTATGTGGCGCGTGGTTTCCAGAATCCGCTCTATGCGGAAGAAATGAATATCCTGGAGTTCCTGCAGCAGCCTGACATCATTCTCATTCAGGCGCTGATGCTGAAATTCAAGCCCGTCAACATGGATGTGCTGCCGCTCTACATCGTGCTGATGGCGACGTTTCCGCCGGTGCTGTGGCTGCTGCTGCGAAACGGCACGCTGGCGCTTGCCCTGTCGGTGCTGCTTTACGTGCTGGCCTGGCAATTCGGCTGGAACCTGCCGGCCTATCCGGGCGGCGGATGGTTTTTCAATCCGTTCGCCTGGCAACTTCTCTTCGTGTTCGGTGCATGGTGCGCGCTTGGCGGCGCGGCAAGGTTGCATGGTCTTGTGCATTCGCGCATCACGCTTGCCGTTGCCGTGGCTTACCTCCTGTTTGCCTTCTGCATCACCCTGACGTGGCATATTCCCGGGCTGGCGCCTTATGTGCCACGGTGGCTCGCGGAACATATCTATCCGATCGACAAGACCAATCTGGACGTGCTGCGCTTCGCGCATTTCCTCGCTTTGGCCACTGTGACCCTTTACTTCGTTCCGCGGGACTGGGCCCCTCTGACATCCCCCTGGTTGCGGCCGGCGATCCTGTGCGGGCAGCACTCGCTGGAAATCTTCTGCCTGGGCGTCTTTTTGGCCTTCGCGGCTCATTTCGTAAAGGTTGAAGTTTCCCCGGGGATTCCGATGCAGATCGCAGTCAGTGTGTTAGGCATTTTAATAATGATTGCCGTGGCCTGGATGCTATCGTGGTACAAGAATGCCACGGGTCGAAAAGCCGTCGCGCGTTCGGGTTAA
- a CDS encoding SGNH/GDSL hydrolase family protein, with translation MRAVIVGLLAVVVAAAVPVHAQTDMLPLPEFPSPESDPCEVPGYILFGDARLDHVKKAVEEHKKLTILVLGSGSSVLPGPDGANKSYPGRLEELLHKRFPDVAIKVIALAKSRLTAADMTQGLEKVLAEKKPDLVIWQTGTVDAIRGVDPESFRASLDDGIDHIAESGADLILMNMQYSPRTETMIALGNYADIMRVVARDRDVPLFDRREIMRYWNDNGNFDLNLATKDVATAYKVHDCLGRALASLVVEAADLDGIKTRPTQ, from the coding sequence ATGAGAGCTGTGATTGTTGGGCTTCTGGCAGTGGTCGTCGCGGCGGCGGTTCCCGTTCACGCGCAGACCGACATGCTTCCGTTGCCCGAATTCCCGTCACCGGAGAGCGATCCCTGCGAGGTTCCCGGCTATATCCTGTTTGGCGACGCCAGGCTCGATCACGTCAAAAAGGCCGTTGAAGAGCACAAGAAGCTCACAATCCTGGTGTTGGGATCGGGCTCCTCGGTGCTGCCGGGACCGGACGGCGCCAACAAATCCTATCCGGGCCGCCTGGAAGAGCTGCTGCACAAGCGGTTCCCGGATGTCGCGATCAAGGTGATCGCCCTGGCGAAATCCCGGCTGACCGCAGCCGACATGACACAGGGTCTGGAGAAAGTCCTGGCTGAAAAGAAACCCGATCTGGTGATCTGGCAGACCGGAACCGTCGATGCGATCCGCGGCGTCGATCCGGAAAGCTTTCGCGCCTCTCTCGATGACGGCATCGACCATATCGCCGAGAGCGGCGCCGACCTGATCCTGATGAACATGCAATATAGCCCGCGCACAGAGACCATGATCGCGCTCGGCAATTACGCCGACATCATGCGTGTCGTGGCGCGCGATCGCGACGTGCCGCTGTTCGATCGCCGCGAGATCATGCGTTACTGGAACGACAACGGAAATTTCGATCTCAACCTTGCCACCAAGGATGTCGCAACCGCGTACAAGGTCCATGATTGCCTTGGCCGCGCGCTGGCCTCGCTTGTGGTTGAAGCCGCCGATCTCGACGGTATCAAAACGAGGCCGACGCAATGA
- a CDS encoding 2'-deoxycytidine 5'-triphosphate deaminase, with amino-acid sequence MAPTFASAEHGILTDRMIAEMTLAGHILPSAPFAEDQVQPASLDLRLGPIAYRVRASFLPGPGATVERRIKDLHLHTIPLADGAVLETGCVYIVPLMESLSLPADISATANPKSSTGRIDVFTRVIADHSRGFDQVAAGYQGPLYAEISPRTFPVLVRQGSRLSQIRFRRGDTLLDAGQLRALHASERLVDADDADLNDGVAVGVDLSGDFAGGLIGYRAKRHTGLIDVDLRNGYSVGDFWEPMSARADRSLILDPNEFYILASKEAVQVPPDYAAEMVPFDPLVGEFRVHYAGFFDPGFGYAGAGGRGSRAVLEVRSREVPFILEHGQIVGRLVYETMMARPETLYGQGIGSNYQAQGLKLSKHFRSS; translated from the coding sequence TTGGCACCCACTTTCGCGAGCGCCGAACACGGCATCCTGACCGACCGCATGATCGCGGAGATGACGCTGGCTGGCCACATCCTGCCGTCGGCGCCGTTTGCTGAGGATCAGGTGCAGCCGGCGAGCCTCGATCTGCGCCTCGGGCCAATCGCCTATCGGGTGCGCGCGAGCTTTCTTCCCGGCCCCGGCGCCACCGTCGAGCGGCGGATCAAGGATCTTCACCTGCATACGATCCCGCTGGCCGATGGCGCGGTGCTGGAAACCGGCTGCGTCTATATCGTGCCGCTGATGGAAAGCCTGTCGCTGCCAGCCGATATTTCCGCGACCGCCAATCCGAAAAGCTCGACCGGCCGCATCGATGTGTTCACGCGGGTGATCGCCGATCATTCGCGCGGTTTCGATCAGGTCGCGGCCGGTTATCAGGGGCCGCTCTATGCGGAAATTTCGCCGCGCACCTTTCCGGTGCTGGTGCGGCAAGGCTCACGGCTGTCGCAGATCCGTTTCCGACGCGGCGATACGCTGCTCGATGCCGGGCAATTGCGGGCGCTGCATGCCAGCGAGCGGCTGGTCGATGCTGATGACGCAGATCTCAATGACGGTGTTGCGGTCGGTGTCGATCTGTCGGGTGACTTCGCCGGCGGGCTGATCGGCTACAGAGCCAAACGTCATACCGGTCTGATCGATGTCGATCTGCGCAACGGCTACAGCGTCGGCGATTTCTGGGAGCCGATGAGCGCCCGCGCCGACCGCAGTCTCATTCTCGATCCGAACGAATTCTACATCCTCGCTTCGAAGGAAGCGGTGCAGGTGCCGCCGGATTACGCCGCCGAGATGGTGCCGTTCGATCCGCTGGTCGGCGAATTCCGCGTCCATTATGCGGGCTTCTTCGATCCCGGCTTCGGTTATGCCGGAGCCGGCGGGCGCGGCTCGCGCGCGGTGCTGGAGGTGCGCTCGCGCGAAGTGCCGTTCATTCTCGAACATGGCCAGATCGTCGGCCGTCTCGTCTACGAGACGATGATGGCGCGACCGGAAACGCTCTACGGCCAGGGCATCGGCTCGAATTATCAGGCGCAGGGCCTGAAATTATCGAAACACTTTCGAAGCAGCTAG
- the catC gene encoding muconolactone Delta-isomerase, translated as MLFHVEMTVKLPADMPRDEADALKSKEKALAQQLQRDGKWLHLWRVAGRYANVSIFDVNDNDELHALLSSLPLWPFMDVKVVPLAQHPSAIKN; from the coding sequence ATGCTGTTCCATGTCGAGATGACCGTAAAGCTGCCGGCGGACATGCCGAGGGACGAGGCGGACGCGCTCAAGTCGAAAGAGAAGGCGCTGGCGCAGCAACTGCAGCGCGATGGCAAGTGGCTGCACTTATGGCGCGTGGCAGGACGCTACGCCAACGTCTCGATTTTCGACGTCAACGATAATGACGAGTTGCACGCATTGCTCTCGTCCTTGCCGCTCTGGCCTTTCATGGACGTCAAGGTTGTTCCGCTCGCACAGCATCCATCTGCCATTAAAAACTGA
- a CDS encoding muconate/chloromuconate family cycloisomerase: MKIERIETFLVDVPTRRAHKLAFATVAAQNYVIVRVHAQGLVGTGEAATIGGPRWGDESTEAIKANIDTYIAPVVIGQDALNLNVIEDRLERSVRGNAFARAAVAMAVYDLAARARHQSVASLLGGPMATAIDLAWTLASGHTDKDLAEAEELLAARRHRHFKIKIGFGDPDHDVAHVVRLAEALAGRATIRVDVNQGWDEHTATRLIPRLEAAGVALVEQPLPRWNVDGMARLTAQSKLAIMADEGVASIHDAILHAKMHAADVFALKVTKAGGYAETRRIAAIARAAGLSLYGGCMLETGIGTAGYLQLFSTLVPFAWGCELFGPLLIDDGLTTTALEVRDFAIHLPSGPGIGVELDEAKLDFYRRDRNRSSVSIAAE, encoded by the coding sequence GTGAAAATCGAACGGATCGAAACCTTCCTCGTCGATGTCCCGACGCGCCGAGCCCACAAGCTGGCTTTCGCGACGGTGGCCGCACAGAACTATGTGATTGTCCGCGTGCACGCGCAGGGGCTTGTCGGCACCGGCGAAGCGGCAACCATCGGCGGCCCCCGCTGGGGCGATGAATCGACCGAGGCGATCAAGGCCAACATCGATACCTATATCGCGCCGGTCGTCATCGGGCAGGATGCACTGAACCTCAATGTCATCGAAGACCGGCTGGAGCGGTCGGTGCGCGGCAATGCCTTCGCCCGCGCCGCCGTTGCCATGGCGGTTTACGACCTTGCAGCGCGGGCCCGACATCAATCGGTTGCATCCTTGCTCGGCGGTCCGATGGCGACCGCGATCGATCTGGCCTGGACATTGGCGTCCGGACATACGGACAAGGATCTTGCCGAAGCGGAAGAACTGCTCGCCGCACGGCGGCATCGTCACTTCAAGATCAAGATCGGTTTCGGCGATCCCGACCACGATGTTGCGCATGTCGTCCGCCTGGCGGAGGCGCTTGCGGGACGCGCAACAATTCGTGTCGACGTCAATCAGGGATGGGACGAGCACACCGCGACGAGACTCATCCCGCGGCTTGAAGCGGCCGGCGTCGCGCTGGTCGAGCAGCCGCTGCCGCGATGGAACGTGGACGGCATGGCGCGCCTGACCGCGCAGTCCAAGCTCGCCATCATGGCCGATGAAGGCGTTGCAAGCATCCACGATGCGATCTTGCACGCCAAGATGCACGCGGCCGATGTCTTTGCGCTCAAGGTCACCAAGGCCGGCGGTTATGCCGAGACACGCCGCATCGCTGCCATTGCGCGCGCGGCCGGCCTGTCTCTCTACGGCGGCTGCATGCTGGAAACCGGCATCGGCACGGCCGGCTATCTGCAGCTTTTCTCGACGCTGGTTCCGTTCGCATGGGGCTGCGAATTGTTCGGTCCGCTGCTGATCGACGATGGCCTGACGACAACCGCGCTGGAGGTCAGAGATTTTGCCATTCACTTGCCGAGCGGACCGGGAATTGGCGTCGAACTCGACGAAGCCAAGCTCGATTTCTATCGGCGCGATCGCAACCGATCGAGCGTCTCCATTGCCGCCGAATAA
- a CDS encoding SGNH/GDSL hydrolase family protein: MTMSLLRPFCLPTLAMAAACAATIASVAQAEDKTPAPVAPVTQAAPAPVCSAPDDMTRLMNPLARTGKRIAAGEPVKIVAFGSSSTAGAFASSPDKSYPNRLAVELKERFPGQPITVVNRGANGEEAPDMLLRLDAEVLSEKPDLILWQVGTNAVLRDAPMGATNAQILEGLKRMKTSGADVVLIDPQFAPMVVAKKETDAMVHLLAITAKTQNVDLFQRFAVMRHWRNVARLPFEAFISPDDLHMNDWSYACVAKLLGGAIAEAATRTSLTASAGRR, encoded by the coding sequence ATGACGATGTCTCTTCTGCGCCCTTTTTGTCTTCCAACATTGGCGATGGCTGCGGCCTGCGCCGCGACGATCGCCAGTGTTGCGCAGGCGGAGGATAAAACGCCCGCGCCGGTTGCGCCTGTGACGCAAGCGGCTCCCGCGCCGGTCTGCTCCGCACCTGATGACATGACGCGGCTGATGAACCCGCTGGCCCGCACGGGGAAGCGCATCGCCGCCGGCGAGCCGGTGAAGATCGTCGCCTTCGGCTCATCATCGACGGCCGGTGCCTTTGCGAGTTCGCCGGACAAGTCCTATCCGAACCGTCTTGCGGTCGAGTTGAAGGAACGTTTTCCGGGCCAGCCGATCACGGTGGTCAATCGCGGCGCGAATGGCGAGGAAGCCCCCGACATGCTGCTGCGTCTTGATGCGGAAGTGCTGTCGGAAAAGCCCGATTTGATCCTCTGGCAGGTCGGCACCAACGCGGTGCTGCGCGATGCGCCGATGGGCGCGACCAATGCGCAGATCCTTGAAGGCCTGAAGCGCATGAAGACGTCGGGCGCCGATGTGGTCCTGATCGATCCGCAATTCGCGCCGATGGTGGTGGCGAAGAAAGAGACCGATGCGATGGTGCATCTGTTGGCGATCACGGCCAAGACCCAGAATGTCGATCTGTTCCAGCGCTTTGCGGTGATGCGCCACTGGCGCAATGTCGCCCGGCTGCCGTTCGAGGCCTTCATCTCGCCGGACGACCTGCACATGAACGACTGGAGCTATGCCTGCGTCGCCAAGCTTCTCGGCGGGGCCATTGCCGAAGCCGCGACCCGCACCAGCCTGACGGCCAGCGCCGGACGGCGGTGA